From one Bos javanicus breed banteng chromosome 15, ARS-OSU_banteng_1.0, whole genome shotgun sequence genomic stretch:
- the BACE1 gene encoding beta-secretase 1 isoform X2, with protein MAQALPWLLLWMGSGVLPAHGSQPGIRLPLRSGLGGAPLGLRLPRETDEESEEPGRRGSFVEMVDNLRGKSGQGYYVEMTVGSPPQTLNILVDTGSSNFAVGAAPHPFLHRYYQRQLSSTYRDLRKGVYVPYTQGKWEGELGTDLVSIPHGPNVTVRANIAAITESDKFFINGSNWEGILGLAYAEIARPDDSLEPFFDSLVKQTHVPNLFSLQLCGAGFPLNQSEALASVGGSMIIGGIDHSLYMGSLWYTPIRREWYYEVIIVRVEINGQDLKMDCKEYNYDKSIVDSGTTNLRLPKKVFEAAVKSIKAASSTEKFPDGFWLGEQLVCWQAGTTPWNIFPVISLYLMGEVTNQSFRITILPQQYLRPVEDVATSQDDCYKFAISQSSTGTVMGAVIMEGFYVVFDRARKRIGFAVSACHVHDEFRTAAVEGPFVTPDMEDCGYNIPQTDESTLMTIAYVMAAICALFMLPLCLMVCQWRCLRCLRHQHDDFADDISLLK; from the exons ATGGCCCAAGCGCTGCCCTGGCTCCTTCTGTGGATGGGCTCTGGGGTGCTGCCTGCCCACGGCTCCCAGCCCGGCATCCGGCTGCCCTTGCGAAGCGGGCTGGGGGGTGCCCCCCTGGGGCTGCGGCTGCCCCGGGAGACCGACGAGGAGTCTGAGGAGCCCGGCCGGAGGGGCAGCTTTGTGGAGATGGTGGACAACCTGAGGGGCAAGTCCGGCCAGGGCTACTACGTGGAGATGACCGTGGGCAGCCCCCCACAGACG CTCAACATCCTGGTGGACACAGGCAGCAGTAACTTCGCAGTAGGGGCCGCCCCCCACCCTTTCCTACACCGCTACTACCAGAGGCAGCT GTCCAGCACGTACCGGGACCTCCGGAAGGGCGTGTATGTGCCCTACACCCAGGGCAAGTGGGAGGGGGAGCTGGGTACCGACCTGGTGAGCATCCCCCACGGCCCCAACGTCACCGTGCGCGCCAACATTGCTGCCATCACGGAATCAGACAAGTTCTTCATCAATGGCTCCAACTGGGAGGGCATCCTGGGGCTAGCCTACGCGGAGATCGCCCGG CCCGATGACTCCCTGGAGCCATTCTTTGACTCCCTAGTGAAGCAGACCCACGTGCCCAATCTCTTCTCACTGCAGCTCTGCGGCGCTGGCTTCCCCCTCAACCAGTCGGAAGCGCTGGCCTCAGTTGGAGGGAGCATG atcaTTGGGGGTATCGACCACTCGCTGTACATGGGCAGCCTCTGGTATACTCCCATCAGGCGGGAGTGGTATTATGAGGTGATCATTGTACGGGTGGAGATCAATGGACAGGATCTGaaaatggactgcaaggag TACAACTATGACAAGAGCATCGTTGACAGTGGCACCACCAACCTTCGATTACCCAAGAAAGTGTTCGAAGCTGCTGTCAAATCCATCAAGGCAGCCTCCTCG ACGGAGAAGTTTCCAGACGGTTTCTGGCTAGGGGAGCAGCTGGTGTGCTGGCAAGCAGGCACCACCCCATGGAACATTTTCCCAGTCATCTCACTCTACCTAATGGGTGAGGTCACCAACCAGTCCTTCCGCATCACCATCCTTCCACAG CAATACCTGCGGCCAGTGGAAGATGTGGCCACCTCCCAAGACGACTGTTACAAGTTCGCCATTTCACAGTCATCCACCGGCACTGTCATGGGAGCGGTCATCATGGAGGGCTTCTATGTGGTCTTTGATCGGGCCCGGAAACGAATTGGCTTTGCTGTCAGTGCTTGCCACG TGCACGATGAGTTCAGGACAGCAGCGGTGGAAGGCCCTTTCGTCACCCCCGACATGGAAGACTGTGGCTACAACATCCCCCAGACGGATGAGTCGACCCTCATGACCATAGCCTACGTCATGGCCGCCATCTGCGCACTCTTCatgctgcccctctgcctgatgGTGTGCCAGTGGCGCTGCCTCCGCTGCCTGCGGCACCAGCACGACGACTTTGCTGATGACATCTCCCTGCTGAAGTGA
- the BACE1 gene encoding beta-secretase 1 isoform X1, with translation MAQALPWLLLWMGSGVLPAHGSQPGIRLPLRSGLGGAPLGLRLPRETDEESEEPGRRGSFVEMVDNLRGKSGQGYYVEMTVGSPPQTLNILVDTGSSNFAVGAAPHPFLHRYYQRQLSSTYRDLRKGVYVPYTQGKWEGELGTDLVSIPHGPNVTVRANIAAITESDKFFINGSNWEGILGLAYAEIARPDDSLEPFFDSLVKQTHVPNLFSLQLCGAGFPLNQSEALASVGGSMIIGGIDHSLYMGSLWYTPIRREWYYEVIIVRVEINGQDLKMDCKEYNYDKSIVDSGTTNLRLPKKVFEAAVKSIKAASSTEKFPDGFWLGEQLVCWQAGTTPWNIFPVISLYLMGEVTNQSFRITILPQQYLRPVEDVATSQDDCYKFAISQSSTGTVMGAVIMEGFYVVFDRARKRIGFAVSACHGESTRDEGVGSVYSPCPAVRAQAPIGLGGRYLKPEATIVQKLASVLVLLVVAWHGDPCLDWQPLLETRSSNICFGTLESSRSTGSRLGQR, from the exons ATGGCCCAAGCGCTGCCCTGGCTCCTTCTGTGGATGGGCTCTGGGGTGCTGCCTGCCCACGGCTCCCAGCCCGGCATCCGGCTGCCCTTGCGAAGCGGGCTGGGGGGTGCCCCCCTGGGGCTGCGGCTGCCCCGGGAGACCGACGAGGAGTCTGAGGAGCCCGGCCGGAGGGGCAGCTTTGTGGAGATGGTGGACAACCTGAGGGGCAAGTCCGGCCAGGGCTACTACGTGGAGATGACCGTGGGCAGCCCCCCACAGACG CTCAACATCCTGGTGGACACAGGCAGCAGTAACTTCGCAGTAGGGGCCGCCCCCCACCCTTTCCTACACCGCTACTACCAGAGGCAGCT GTCCAGCACGTACCGGGACCTCCGGAAGGGCGTGTATGTGCCCTACACCCAGGGCAAGTGGGAGGGGGAGCTGGGTACCGACCTGGTGAGCATCCCCCACGGCCCCAACGTCACCGTGCGCGCCAACATTGCTGCCATCACGGAATCAGACAAGTTCTTCATCAATGGCTCCAACTGGGAGGGCATCCTGGGGCTAGCCTACGCGGAGATCGCCCGG CCCGATGACTCCCTGGAGCCATTCTTTGACTCCCTAGTGAAGCAGACCCACGTGCCCAATCTCTTCTCACTGCAGCTCTGCGGCGCTGGCTTCCCCCTCAACCAGTCGGAAGCGCTGGCCTCAGTTGGAGGGAGCATG atcaTTGGGGGTATCGACCACTCGCTGTACATGGGCAGCCTCTGGTATACTCCCATCAGGCGGGAGTGGTATTATGAGGTGATCATTGTACGGGTGGAGATCAATGGACAGGATCTGaaaatggactgcaaggag TACAACTATGACAAGAGCATCGTTGACAGTGGCACCACCAACCTTCGATTACCCAAGAAAGTGTTCGAAGCTGCTGTCAAATCCATCAAGGCAGCCTCCTCG ACGGAGAAGTTTCCAGACGGTTTCTGGCTAGGGGAGCAGCTGGTGTGCTGGCAAGCAGGCACCACCCCATGGAACATTTTCCCAGTCATCTCACTCTACCTAATGGGTGAGGTCACCAACCAGTCCTTCCGCATCACCATCCTTCCACAG CAATACCTGCGGCCAGTGGAAGATGTGGCCACCTCCCAAGACGACTGTTACAAGTTCGCCATTTCACAGTCATCCACCGGCACTGTCATGGGAGCGGTCATCATGGAGGGCTTCTATGTGGTCTTTGATCGGGCCCGGAAACGAATTGGCTTTGCTGTCAGTGCTTGCCACGGTGAGAGCACCAGGGATGAGGGTGTGGGGTCAGTCTACTCACCCTGTCCAGCGGTGAGGGCACAGGCCCCCATCGGCCTGGGAGGGAGGTACCTCAAGCCAGAGGCCACCATTGTGCAAAAGCTAGCGTCAGTGCTTGTGCTTCTTGTGGTCGCTTGGCATGGTGACCCCTGCCTGGACTGGCAACCTCTGTTGGAGACTCGGAGCAGTAACATTTGCTTCGGCACCCTGGAAAGCTCTAGATCCACAGGCAGCAGGCTGGGCCAGCGGTGA